Part of the Zingiber officinale cultivar Zhangliang chromosome 8A, Zo_v1.1, whole genome shotgun sequence genome, GTTATTCATTAACTACGCGGCTAAGAAGGTGATGTAGATTCATTTGTGTTAGTTTATGTTACCTAGTAAATGCATAAGGTCTGATGTTAAAAAATGCTAGATTTGTTCATGTTATTGGTTTGTGATTATCAAGTAAATGAGTAGGCATTCTATGTTAAATGTCAAAGTTTTACTAGCtatttttgtttgtgttgttTTAATGAGAAGGAATAGGGAACCACTGTCCTATTATATCAACAATTATAGTTTCCTACTCTAGTAGTTGGACTCTTTATTTATCTCCTCTCAGCCATTCACACTTGTAGTAGACACCTAGCACTCTTGTTTGTTACTTGTATAAATTTTCAGGAACTAGTGTAAAACACTTAAATCCATTCCTTGTCCAAGTACTCGAGTCTAGTAACATAGGCTTGATACATGTTATCAGATTGTCACCGATGAGTAATTTAGTCATGTTTAGTAATAATATGTCATGTCTGAGTAAAGACATAAGGTTTAGTGTTGATCTTTTATGTGATTAGAATATGTTATCAATTTGTTGTTGTTAACGCAGTGAAATGACTAAAAATTTGATATATCCATTTAATCTTTTATCTTGTCATTATGTGACAATGTGTATGATACGTAAGGTAATTTTTAAGTAGACGAATGTTTAGGTAATTTAAGGTTTTACAAGTTGATTATAAGAATACATTGGCATCTATTGGATAACAGTAACAAATGTCTTCAAATAATAAGGAAAATATGTTGAAATAATCTCTCTCAGCTATTGAGACTGTTCATCTTATCCTTTGTACACTTGTCAGATACTTGAGACTGCAACTGTGACACTTTGAATCAGACACCAAGTCACCAACACATCAAGTTTGAGTAACGCAAATCTTGCTTGCAATTCGTGTACATCAATTTGGTTATACTTGAAAAGGGAACCTAGAAGAATTAGCATCAAAGTTTTTCTCCTTTTCACTTTAGCAGCATATTCTCTGTACTTCAAGTAATCCAAAATTTGCTTTTTTCCACATTATTCTATCTATTTTATTGCTAAAAAGGACAAGAAGCACAGACAAACTTAAAGATTGGTATGCCATATCCTAAGACGTCTGTAGTCAAATTTCATACTTAACCATTTGGTTACTGATATGGTAATGTGTATAATTAAGGATGTAAGATTATACTCCCATCGATAAACCACAACTCGCCTTGTGGGACTAAATTAGGGTGTCAAAACTTGGCATTATACATTGAAACTGTTTTTGTTCAAGTGCATGAGATATATATATCCATGTTCTTACTCAAAGATCATGCTATCACAAACTTTAACTACTTGTAGAGATATTACTCTAGCATGTATGATTTCATTCAACAGAAATTCTGCTCCATTTCACAGGTGAGAATTGCTTCTTCGAGTCTATACTTGAAATACACCTTGTATGTTAAATAGAAACCTGCAAAGAAGAGAGTTAACAAAGGAATTGCAAAGGTTAAAACCCTGCACTCAAATCCCCATTTTTAGTACCAATATACATGAAATATGGATTTGCAAACATGTTCATACCTTCCTCAATGACAGGTTTCTGAATTCTCATTTTCTACCATTATGAGTTTCAATGCCATAGATTCAAGCTCTCTTGGGGTTACATCTGACAATGAAGATTCAGATGGTTTGTTAATTCCACTCCCTGCAAGGCTAATAATAGTTGCAAATTTCCTTCCTCTGCATGCTGTTCGAAATCACACACGTGGAGAATGGCACTTTGAGTGGGATGAAGATTCATTACTCCTGCAAATGAAAGACGGATTTccttcaaaaactgaaatcattTATGTGGGTAGTCTGAAAGTTGATATCAAtgtagaagaacaagaagaacttTCGCAAATGCTTTTAGAAGAATTTAGGTGCGTAGCTACTTTTCTGTGTTCTCATCTTCAGAGAAGCTTCTACAATGGCTTCTGTAAGAGACACCTTTGGCCACTTTTGCATTATATGTTGCCAATCTCTTCTGGGCAAAGCCAGATCTTTGACCAAACCCTTTTCAGAGCCTACATTTCTGCGAACAGAATATTTGCAGATAAGGTAATGGAGGCAATGAATTCAGATGAAGACTACGTGTGGATCCATGACTATCATCTCATGCTTCTACCAACCCTCCTAAGGAAGCGACTGACACATATCAAGCTCGGGTTTTTTCTTCATAGCTCATTTCCATCCTCAGAAATCTATAAAGTTCTTCCAGTTAGAGACCAACTCCTCAAAGGCTTATTGAATGCAGATTTAATTGGTTTTCAGACTTTCGAATATGCGcgccattttctttcttgttgcaACAGGCTCCTAGGCCTAGATTATAGATTCAAGCAGGGTTATATAGTAATCGATTATCTTGGCCGAATTGTGACTATTAATATTGCCCCTGTTGGCATTCACATTAGTCGACTTGAAAGAATTCTGAATTGCCCATCAACCCTTGCCAAGATTCAAGAGATTGAACAAGGATTTAAGGGGAAGACAATATTCCTCGGTGTTGATGATATGGATATCTTCAAAGGTATCAGTATGAAGCTTTTAGCTTTTGAGGTTCTGTTGCAGAGGAACGATAGGCTTCGAGGAAAGATAGTCCTGATTCAAATTGCTAATCCTCCGAGGACAATGGGGAAGAATGTTATGGAAACAAAAATGGAGGTAATCTCACTCGTCAAGGGCATAAACGATGTCTATGGTAGTCCAGGCTACACGCCTGTGGTCTTTATAGATTATTCTATCTCCCCTCACGAGAAGATTGCATACTATGAGATGGCAGATTGCTGCATCATAAATGCTCTCAGGGATGGTATGAACTTAGTACCTTATGAATATGTCGTTTGTAGGCAAgggacagaggagatggataggCACTGTCTCATTCATGAGGTGCCCAAACGCACAAGCACACTGATTCTCTCTGAATTTATCGGTTGTTCTCCTTCTTTGAGTGGAGCTATAAGGGTCAATCCTTGGAGCATTCAGGATGTTGCAGATGGCTTGTCTCGTGCAAGTTGGATGTCTTCACATGAGAGACAGCTACACCACCAAAAACACTATCGATATATTAGCTCTCATGATGTGACTTTTTGGACTCGAGGCTTCTCAAAGGAACTAGAAAGAGCATGCAAAGTCAATGCCAATCAAATATACTATCGCCTTGGTATCAGTCTAAGTTTCAGAGTTGTTTCTCTTTCTCCAAATTTCAGAAAACTATCTATAAGTGAAGTGGTCTCAATCTACAAAAGAACCACCAACCGAGCAATATTCTTGGATTATGATGGAACCATAATTCCTGTCTCTTCAGCAAGTAAGGTCCCATCCACAGCACTGGTTTCCATTCTTAATGATCTCTGTGCCAATCCTGGAAATACAGTATTCATCATCAGTGGAAGAGGAAGGACTACTCTTGATGAGTGGTTTTGTTCTTGTACAAATCTAGGAATTGTTTCTGAGCATGGTTACTTCATCAGGTTCGTCGATATGTAATATCTGAAGCACTTTTTGGTCATTCTACAATTTTCTGATTGTTTCTTCTTTCAAATCATAGATGGACTAGAGATTCTAGTTGGGAATCTTCTCCGCCTTTTGGTATTAACTTCAAGTGGAAAAATACCGTAGAGCTTGTGATGAAATCATACACTGAGGCCACAGATGGTGCCTATATTGAATCAAAGGAGAGTGCACTGGTGTGGAATCATCAGTATGCTGACGTCGAGTTTGGCTCCTGTCAAGCTAAAGAGCTTTCCAACCATCTGCAAAGTCTCCTTATCGATGCTCCTGTATTAGTTCATAGGGGCCAAAACATTGTTGAGGTTAAGCCTCAGGTATGTCTTACAATTGCAAAGTTTTACATGTTCCTTTTCTTGAATCCACTCGATAAATACGTTTACCCGACCAGATATGACAATATGTTCTCTTTTGCTTAAGCTTTTATAGTTGGCAGCCTAATTGTGTAGCATATAACAAGTACTCATCATCATCGTCATTATCAAAACAAATCGTGTTTACAACATAACAAGTAATTCAATTTTATGTTAAGTGAAAGTGTTTAGATCATAACTGGATGCTATCGTAAGTCGTAACCTTCTCGTGACTCGCATTGCAGGGAGTTGCCAAAGGGATGGCTGTGGAAAAAATTCTGAAGCAACTGTCTGCAAATGGAAAACTTCTAGACCTTATTATCTGCATTGGTGATGATCGGTCCGACAAAAACATGTTCCGGAGCCTTAATGATGCAGTGGCAAGGCCATCGCTTGCCGCACCCCCTGAGGTCTTTGCCTGCACAGTAGGCCAAAAGCCAAGCAGTGCCAAGTACTACATCGAAGATACTGATGAAGTGCTGGAGTTGCTAAGCGCCATCGtagaaactcaaaatggaagTGCCCCCAATGAATAATAGGTATAGACTCATGTTTCACTTCTTGTGCAAAGATCGATCGACAAAGTTCAAAGCACAAAGCTCTCGACTATTCCATGAATCAGTCTGCAATGTTGTCTTTAACTGGGCAAAAGGGATGCCCTTTTCGTGATTTTAACTCCAACCGATAAGCTAAACAATACGTTTCGCCCTTGTCATCTGACACAGACAATATTTTCTGTTCCACACTTGTAAAAAGACGAATTCCAACACCTAATTCAAATGAGCAACTGCATTTGTCGGTATCcataattgagtttttttttaaaccttTTAAAACCATCAATATCTACTGATAGAATTgaagaaataaataaaatttatgaacaattaatttattttttttaatagatattTCTTGTTTTGCTGAAGAATTGGTTGCGAACCTTCAGCGCAAAGAATTTGGGACGGTGTATAAATACCCCGGGAGGCCGGGACTCAAACGACTTTATGCCCCCAATTACAGTCGCGGCGGGAACTGGGAGAATTTGGGACGCCCGAAGGCGAAATTAGCAAcctgcctctctctctctctctctctctctctctgttgcTCGCTCCTGGGGAAACCCTAGGCGTCTTACGGCTCTACCTCGCGCCCGTCGCGGATGGCGCTCGCCATGGAGGAGTTCGTcaacgaggaggaggaggacgagcGCCCGCTGCGATATCTGCCGCTTGGCCGCGTGTACTCCGCCGCATGCGTCAGTCCTAGCGGAGCCTCCACACTTGTGTCCAAGAAGGTGAAGGCCCGAAAGATCGGTGATGCAGAGGAGGGGGACGAGGAGGCGGGCTGGAATGATAAACCCTTGGATGCCAGAGCCGTGGGAATGTGCAATGGCGACGCGGCGAAGCCGTTGCTGGTCTACCAGAGGAGGGCGAAGAGGCCCCGGGTGGAATCGGCCTCGGAGCAGTTGTGCGAGGGAGTTGATAAGGGGAGTCCTGACAGTGTGGCTGATTCTCTGGGGGAGGTGAAGATTGTTAAGACCAGGACGAGTATGAAGTACGAATTGCTTAGGTTGGGTTCGGGCTCCAGTTCTATGAGCGAGAACTCTGGGTTGCGATTGCGATCAAATGAAGACCATAAACGAGTCAATTTATCGGTGGCAAGAAAGATCGTTCGTGGTCCTCAGAAGGATTCTTCTGCCTTGAGCAAAGTGAAAAAATGGATCGAGTGAGTTATTGATTTGTGTTTTATACTGAATCGTGTTTTATAATACTTGAATTGGTGTTTGGATTTTGATTGCCACTAAGTGTTTGGGATATTCCGCTGCTTGTGAAGGTTGGAACTTGAAGGTGTAGACCCGCACGTATTGATTGGTTTGGAATGCAAGGCAAGTGATTCCCATGACTCCGAGTAGCCGACCAAATGATTTTCTGTGGATCTCAGCTTTTAACTGGGCCTTTTCAGGTTTTCTGGCCTATAGACGATGATTGGTATAAGGGTTCCATTACAGAGTACAATTCAGACAGCAAGCAACATAGAGTACGTATTGAATTTTATCTGTAGAAATTTCCATTCTCCTCCTAACTTATCCCAAAACAGTCAGTCTGGAACCTTCATCTTTGCATGTTGTACATCATATCTCGTGTTTAATTCTTTCTGTGGCATTTTCCATGTGAAATAAGTAACCTGTGATGTGTTTCAATACCTGTTGGAAGTTTGGGGGCTTATCTGCTTGCAGTTATGATATATTTGTCTTCTTAATCTGATCATGATAAATTGCTGAAAGTGATCCCTTCATGCTTTATATGCATTTCCCAATGTATTCATAGATCATTTGTCCATGcacattataccttctcttttaacttaattaaacaaaCTCCACTTAGTGCAGGTTAAATATATGGATGATGATGTCGAGCATTTGATTCTCTTGAATGAAAAGATAAAGTTTCATTTGTCTTGTGAAGAAATGGAGAATTTGAGTTTGAAATGTGGTCTTCCTAACATAGAGAAGAAAGGAATCATTTACAATGAATTGCTGGCTTTGGCACTTAACTTTCATGATTGTCAAGGTCTTGAACCTGGTGAACTTGTATGGGCAAAACTTTCAGGCAAGTGTAAATTTATGGTGTAGTTATCTAATACAACCAGTTTTTCACTGATTTTGAAGTTGGTGTACTTTTATGCAGCAAGTTGATTGTAAGTTGAAAAgattttcttcatcttcatcattgtTTAAAAGTTATTGTTCCATGATTGGTGTAAATTCGATGAATGTTCTCAATAGTATTTGAAAATCTAATGTGATAGTAATGTAAATATATTATTTGCTACTTTGTTACTTAACATGCTTTGTAGCTAGTAGCCTCAACCATGAAAATTATATAAAACTTAATATATAATGTAGCATCTTTTTGTGCTTTCTCTTGTTCCTAACCTATTGCCATCTGGTGTCAAGTCTTACAACATTTTCTTCATTGAATCCACAGTTTGGGGCTACTGTCCTAAATTGGAATACTTCATGTACTAAAATCGGACCAGTTTCCCTGAAGGCACGATATTGaatatttcatttttgttttgtAAGAGGAACTTCTAAAATGATTCCATAGGCCaatgttttgaatttttgataTAGTTTCAGGTGGAGGAAGCCAAACTATTATTACTTTGCATAAGCATTTGTGATGACTTCATATCTATCTTAGTTGCATGTGCTTCACATTTTAAGGTTTCTACTGCTAGATGATTTGTTGGAAGCTTGAATTCGAATAAGTTTGCTCATAAACAAGAGCACAAGAATACATATATGCTCTTTTCATTATGAGTTAAGAGGCcacctattttttttatttaattaatttctaatacaATGCTTCACATTTGATTGCTAGATGAATATGCCAGTAGTTGCATGTGCTTGAACACATGCTTTGTAGAATCCTCTTAATTATTTACATTCTCATTAACAGGACATGCTATGTGGCCAGCAGTTGTAGTCAGTGAATCAAATTTTGGTCCTGGGAGTGATTTGAAACCCTCTCAGACAAATCAATCTATTCTTGTACAGTTTTTTGGGACTCATGATTTTGCAAGGTTCAGTTCTTATCTAAGAGATGTTTAATTTCACAATTTCTCATCATGCCCTTTTTCTCAACTTTCTTAAAAAACTTTGGTTTGGAGACTGAAAATTTCAGCTATTAGGAAAATGGGAGGATCATGACATGCAAACTTTTGCTTCTAATAGCAAATAATGTGCAATTATGGATATGTTATTATGAAATTTAATACCATGTATCATGTGCCATAATGGTCTTCTTTAATGAACTATTTTACAGGATCAAGTTGAAACAGGCTATTCCATTTCTCAATGGCCTTCTTTCCTCCTTGCATCTGAAGTGCAAGCAAGCAAGATTTTATCGAAGCTTGGATGAGGCAAAAAAGTATGTGCTTTCTCAGATATATGATTTCCCATTTCCCTCCTCAAAGTTTAGAAAACCCTACAGCTGATTGTACGCCCTAGTTACTGCACTCTGGTTTGTTATATCTGTTTGAACCTCATATAAGATGCCTATTATTTTGCTGCAATAGTTTTATCAATGCTTGCAAGTTTGACCTTCACATGGTTGGGTCTACCAGTTGGTCAATTTATGATAATTGTAGGTTGTGGCAAGAGAACAATatcatattagtattttttttttttttgcttattcTTGTTCTTTTGCATTTATTTTTGGTATCTTCAATTGTGCATAGCAAAATGCTTAAACCAAGTTGATAATGACTCACTGATCTGAGTTTATAAAGTCTCTTTACTAGTCAATAATTCACTGCATGGGATTAAACTGGGGtgtcatatttttttttgttctttgctTACATATGATTGCCAGGTATGTCATCTGTAGCTGTATAAGTTGGTTTATGAATCTTTTTTATCTGTAAAAGAATTTCCTAACAGGTATTTGATCGAGCAACAACTTCCTAACACCATGTTGCATTTGCAAAAGTGTATTAAGGCTGATGATATTAGAGCTGGCTCTGGAGAGGATGAAGGTGAAGAGTCTGATGATGATCATTCAGCAAGCTACACAACTAGTGGTGCTGAACATACTAGAGTCTCACCTATTGAAATAGGAGATCTTTGTGTGACTACCTTAGGTAATAAACCCTAAAAAATGTTCGGCATTAAAATCTTTTGACACTTGTATAACTTGCATATATTATGCAAATTAGTTGATAGTAGGTCAATGCATCTGGAACTATGTTTTTCAAAATGCAATTTGTACTTAAAAATctgtattttaaataattttcaggAAAAATAATTTATGATTCGGATTATTTCCATAACAAGAAGCACATTTGGCCTGAAGGATATACAGCATTTCGGAAGTTCACATCATTTAAAGGTAATACATTTCATCATGCTACTAATGTTGCCTATTCTTGTAATTTAACAAATCACGGCTTAGCAAAGCAGGCTTTTGACCTTCCTTTTctctaaagaaactaaacaaTTTGACAGGTTGATGGATCtttaataatttagatatctct contains:
- the LOC122009287 gene encoding probable alpha,alpha-trehalose-phosphate synthase [UDP-forming] 9, with protein sequence MSFNAIDSSSLGVTSDNEDSDGLLIPLPARLIIVANFLPLHAVRNHTRGEWHFEWDEDSLLLQMKDGFPSKTEIIYVGSLKVDINVEEQEELSQMLLEEFRCVATFLCSHLQRSFYNGFCKRHLWPLLHYMLPISSGQSQIFDQTLFRAYISANRIFADKVMEAMNSDEDYVWIHDYHLMLLPTLLRKRLTHIKLGFFLHSSFPSSEIYKVLPVRDQLLKGLLNADLIGFQTFEYARHFLSCCNRLLGLDYRFKQGYIVIDYLGRIVTINIAPVGIHISRLERILNCPSTLAKIQEIEQGFKGKTIFLGVDDMDIFKGISMKLLAFEVLLQRNDRLRGKIVLIQIANPPRTMGKNVMETKMEVISLVKGINDVYGSPGYTPVVFIDYSISPHEKIAYYEMADCCIINALRDGMNLVPYEYVVCRQGTEEMDRHCLIHEVPKRTSTLILSEFIGCSPSLSGAIRVNPWSIQDVADGLSRASWMSSHERQLHHQKHYRYISSHDVTFWTRGFSKELERACKVNANQIYYRLGISLSFRVVSLSPNFRKLSISEVVSIYKRTTNRAIFLDYDGTIIPVSSASKVPSTALVSILNDLCANPGNTVFIISGRGRTTLDEWFCSCTNLGIVSEHGYFIRWTRDSSWESSPPFGINFKWKNTVELVMKSYTEATDGAYIESKESALVWNHQYADVEFGSCQAKELSNHLQSLLIDAPVLVHRGQNIVEVKPQGVAKGMAVEKILKQLSANGKLLDLIICIGDDRSDKNMFRSLNDAVARPSLAAPPEVFACTVGQKPSSAKYYIEDTDEVLELLSAIVETQNGSAPNE